A single genomic interval of Nostoc commune NIES-4072 harbors:
- a CDS encoding VWA domain-containing protein yields MSFRHFKHWLKFSSIQSIISLAIISIPNLYSASAQTTPKGGIDWIIVVDTSASMRGAGGTKNIFEPVKNSITEFVNTARLGDTVTIYSFDKDVTLNANDITINSNPDRGKLKQIISSLQAEGIRTYTGKAVQKALEHSALLNKRADALGRTVSIVFLTDGLEDVRGIPNPVSIPSNTQFLREQQCKPYIFFVSLGLKEHEKQLNDFASNPALCGKGQVLRDPGGVQLNQLAQNIRPALIKPKLDVNLPTTNLGPVSPGATTEPFNINGISNVNAKVSLQLEDPQQSGIRLISPDRTINLAANQATTIPVRLQIPPEAKAGANNLRLVLISADQAMSGDKPQGVYAPIKIDLPVTIQSKLQIQPTKIDFGSIEAGKTTETQTLVLRTNISGTASLQLQGNSKDVSMAEPSAAISLQPGETKIPVQLQVRDSSFAGDRTFTLVLTPDNSIANPVNAEAHLYILMPLWRKIVIWLLLLLLILLITLIVVCLIQRKTPLELVEDFRNRNRLEGALVVLEPLPQSSEDEEISLTHLQKGRVCLSDLIPAIAATNSDAELVTVWRLA; encoded by the coding sequence ATGAGTTTTAGACACTTCAAGCATTGGTTGAAATTTAGTTCAATCCAAAGCATTATTTCTCTGGCTATAATATCAATTCCTAACTTATATAGTGCATCTGCTCAGACTACTCCTAAAGGTGGAATTGACTGGATTATAGTCGTAGATACTTCTGCTTCCATGCGTGGTGCTGGCGGAACAAAAAACATTTTTGAGCCAGTAAAAAATTCTATTACTGAATTTGTTAATACAGCCAGGTTAGGCGATACAGTTACTATTTACAGTTTTGATAAAGATGTCACCCTAAACGCCAATGATATCACTATTAATAGTAATCCAGACAGAGGTAAACTCAAGCAAATAATTAGCTCGCTTCAAGCTGAGGGTATACGTACTTATACAGGTAAAGCTGTGCAAAAGGCTTTAGAACATTCTGCCCTGTTAAATAAACGTGCTGACGCTCTTGGTCGTACTGTTAGCATCGTATTTTTGACAGATGGATTAGAAGATGTGCGCGGTATTCCTAATCCTGTTTCTATTCCTAGCAATACCCAATTTTTGCGTGAGCAACAATGCAAGCCCTATATATTTTTTGTGTCTTTAGGATTAAAAGAACACGAAAAGCAACTGAATGACTTTGCTAGCAATCCAGCGCTTTGTGGCAAGGGGCAAGTATTGCGAGATCCTGGAGGAGTTCAGCTAAACCAACTGGCTCAAAATATTCGACCAGCGCTTATTAAACCCAAACTTGATGTTAATTTACCCACTACCAATTTAGGGCCAGTATCACCGGGAGCAACTACTGAACCATTCAATATTAATGGTATTAGTAATGTCAATGCTAAGGTAAGTTTGCAATTAGAAGACCCTCAGCAAAGTGGTATTCGCTTAATTTCACCCGATCGCACCATCAACTTAGCTGCTAATCAAGCAACAACCATTCCCGTGCGTTTACAGATACCACCGGAGGCAAAGGCGGGTGCTAATAACTTGCGCTTGGTGTTGATAAGTGCAGATCAAGCGATGTCTGGCGACAAGCCGCAAGGCGTCTACGCACCAATTAAAATCGACCTACCTGTAACCATTCAGTCAAAACTACAAATACAACCTACAAAGATAGATTTTGGCTCAATAGAAGCAGGTAAAACCACTGAAACCCAAACTTTGGTACTTCGCACCAATATATCTGGAACAGCTAGCTTACAACTGCAAGGCAATTCCAAAGACGTTTCTATGGCAGAACCTTCAGCAGCGATATCCTTACAACCAGGAGAAACTAAAATTCCTGTGCAATTGCAGGTTAGGGATAGCAGCTTTGCAGGCGATCGCACTTTCACCCTAGTCCTAACCCCAGATAACTCTATCGCTAATCCTGTCAATGCAGAAGCTCATCTGTATATTTTGATGCCACTGTGGCGAAAAATAGTTATTTGGTTGCTCTTACTGCTGTTGATATTGTTAATTACCCTGATAGTAGTTTGTTTGATTCAACGCAAAACTCCTTTGGAATTAGTCGAAGATTTCCGCAACCGCAACCGCTTAGAAGGAGCGTTGGTAGTGCTAGAACCACTGCCACAATCATCGGAAGACGAAGAGATTAGTCTCACTCACCTACAGAAGGGTAGAGTATGCCTGAGTGATTTGATACCAGCTATCGCTGCGACAAATTCTGATGCCGAGTTAGTCACAGTTTGGCGGTTGGCCTAG
- a CDS encoding tubulin-like doman-containing protein, with product MPANALIGGAGQIRARGRLALFARVGDIDALIAQAINAVREIRTSKQAFSDNFQVSSRDGVEVFIVGSLAGGTGSGTFLDTAFLTRQHLNNFSNITGVFVLPRVFANIPQTHLVKSNAYGALKEIEHFWGLSPSNSIEIDYGIKKIKADRPPFDAVFLIDGVNKNGTVVGRPDDLQNLVADGLYIQIGSQIGLDAANVADNIRAYLAAGEKVRGRNINYCSFGFATLTLPVQQYERMKLEDAQSLLKNELMASTATLNLESDITRFLEDCKLAEATTLLNALTESDRGGQMKPEFRIGEIRQDRTALPTIKELYKRQLDQFEQRTAQELGLSFYRLEQTASGAIATFWERGLNRPNGLAYVLEFLSKLSQKLDELQQSVQQKSQEAQSSFNALKLEAQEEKIKEAAETWFPNKNTIQAACQRYKERADQKWKTYLHWKRCDKAAELYGVLRAKVEQIQEKCQRLHSNLDKVYRDLEQSYHEVNRQGSNDNPFIHTIGRINLQSKRPKVTGEDFIRWHREQSQTLTNWSEKKAEDVKNEILKFVDEAYYPLTSMTVEQVLADSNPEDAGQDLQQLGKLAVPLWQYEETEIPVQQQHVITEFYYYGVESNNTIFSDPPLSNRLPKGNNNPSFVPTGEPHKVMLFRVEIGVPLFAFNGMKDMESAYLDPNKVFKHLHRNWTNLANLIPPEDDGGVLRWFALALAPDPYKLIVNQGKKYFVSTEQAKRLEGGVLPLGSDRKSAFKAFKSNLPLVKEIADKVERITHEDQDKAKSTLQNYINHLNQVLKGGKVDAQIQEQVEMEIQEIEAYLEDLDVII from the coding sequence ATTCCAGCAAATGCCTTGATTGGTGGTGCCGGACAAATTCGGGCCCGGGGACGGCTCGCCTTATTTGCCAGAGTAGGCGATATTGATGCTTTAATTGCTCAAGCAATCAATGCTGTCCGCGAAATTCGCACTAGTAAACAAGCATTTTCAGATAACTTTCAAGTTTCCAGTCGGGATGGTGTTGAAGTTTTTATTGTTGGCAGTTTGGCTGGTGGAACGGGCAGTGGCACATTCTTAGATACGGCTTTTTTAACACGGCAACATCTCAATAATTTTTCTAATATTACAGGGGTATTTGTTTTACCCAGAGTGTTTGCCAATATTCCCCAAACTCACTTGGTAAAGTCTAATGCCTATGGCGCTCTCAAGGAAATTGAACACTTTTGGGGATTGTCACCATCTAATAGTATTGAGATTGATTATGGGATCAAAAAAATCAAAGCCGATCGCCCTCCCTTTGATGCTGTATTTTTAATTGACGGGGTTAACAAAAATGGAACTGTAGTCGGTCGTCCAGATGATTTACAAAATTTAGTTGCAGATGGCTTGTACATCCAGATTGGTTCTCAAATCGGTTTAGACGCTGCTAACGTTGCTGATAATATTCGGGCTTATCTGGCAGCTGGTGAAAAAGTTCGAGGACGCAATATCAATTATTGTAGTTTCGGCTTTGCTACCCTAACTCTGCCAGTACAGCAATACGAGCGGATGAAATTAGAAGATGCTCAAAGCTTGCTGAAGAATGAGTTGATGGCATCTACCGCAACACTGAATTTAGAAAGCGATATCACCCGGTTTTTAGAAGATTGCAAATTAGCAGAAGCGACTACTCTCCTGAATGCGTTGACTGAAAGCGATCGCGGCGGACAGATGAAACCCGAATTTAGAATTGGCGAAATCCGTCAGGATCGTACAGCTTTACCGACAATCAAAGAACTCTACAAACGGCAGTTAGATCAATTTGAACAACGGACGGCTCAAGAACTGGGATTGAGTTTTTATCGCTTAGAGCAGACTGCATCTGGTGCGATCGCAACTTTCTGGGAACGTGGTCTTAATCGTCCCAATGGATTAGCTTATGTTTTGGAATTTTTGAGCAAACTTTCCCAAAAATTAGACGAATTACAGCAAAGTGTGCAGCAAAAATCGCAAGAGGCACAATCCAGTTTCAATGCTTTGAAATTAGAAGCTCAAGAAGAAAAAATAAAAGAAGCCGCAGAAACTTGGTTCCCAAATAAAAACACGATCCAAGCAGCTTGTCAGAGATACAAAGAACGGGCTGACCAAAAGTGGAAAACTTATTTACATTGGAAACGGTGTGATAAAGCGGCTGAACTCTATGGTGTACTCCGGGCTAAGGTAGAGCAAATCCAGGAAAAGTGCCAGCGTCTACACAGCAACTTAGATAAAGTTTACCGAGATTTAGAACAAAGTTATCACGAGGTCAACCGTCAAGGAAGTAACGATAATCCTTTTATTCACACAATTGGGCGCATCAATCTGCAATCGAAACGCCCCAAAGTTACTGGCGAAGATTTTATCCGTTGGCATCGAGAACAGTCTCAAACTTTAACGAATTGGTCTGAGAAAAAAGCTGAAGATGTCAAGAACGAAATCCTGAAATTTGTCGATGAAGCTTACTATCCTCTTACCAGTATGACTGTTGAGCAGGTTTTAGCAGATAGCAATCCCGAAGATGCGGGGCAAGATTTGCAACAACTTGGCAAACTTGCAGTTCCTCTTTGGCAATATGAAGAAACGGAAATTCCCGTTCAACAGCAGCACGTAATCACAGAATTTTATTACTACGGAGTAGAGAGCAACAACACAATTTTTAGCGATCCGCCTCTTTCTAATCGTTTGCCTAAAGGAAATAATAATCCTTCTTTTGTACCAACAGGTGAACCCCATAAAGTAATGCTGTTTCGAGTAGAAATTGGTGTTCCCTTATTTGCCTTCAACGGAATGAAGGATATGGAGTCAGCTTACCTAGATCCGAATAAAGTCTTCAAACACTTACATCGCAATTGGACAAACTTAGCTAATTTAATCCCTCCAGAAGATGACGGTGGAGTATTGCGTTGGTTTGCATTAGCGTTAGCACCCGATCCATACAAATTAATTGTCAATCAAGGTAAGAAATATTTCGTTTCTACAGAACAAGCGAAAAGATTAGAGGGCGGAGTTTTGCCATTGGGAAGCGATCGCAAGTCAGCATTTAAAGCTTTCAAAAGTAACTTGCCTCTAGTTAAGGAAATTGCTGACAAAGTTGAGCGGATTACCCACGAAGACCAAGACAAAGCCAAATCTACTTTGCAAAATTACATCAATCACCTCAATCAGGTTTTAAAGGGAGGCAAGGTTGATGCCCAAATTCAAGAACAGGTAGAAATGGAAATCCAGGAAATTGAAGCTTACCTGGAAGATTTAGATGTGATTATTTAG